One genomic segment of Stigmatella erecta includes these proteins:
- a CDS encoding glycoside hydrolase family 3 C-terminal domain-containing protein — protein MSQHSQYVAKAQTLVSQMTLEEKARLLSGNGSWTTHKVERLGIPSIFMADGPHGLRKALGPNTADSVPATCFPTASALASSWNTELIRQVGAALAREAQANDVQLLLGPGINMKRSPLGGRNFEYFSEDPLLAGQLSAAYIQGVQGEGVGTSLKHFAVNNQEFERMVSDSILDERTLREIYLPAFEISITQAQPWSVMCAYNKVNGVYASENPVLLEDILRKEWGFEGFVVSDWGAVHDRAKGVQAGLNLEMPGSGEVNRQKIIEAVNAGQLPEKRLDEVVTSLLAVVLKAVEHRRTGVRADLDQHHALARQVAGESIILLKNEDNLLPLEVGGKKKIALIGAFAKEPRFQGAGSSQVNPARLSTAHDELVALLGGSERIAYASGYDLEGVTSAQLLDEARQQAKNADVAIVFAGLPDSHESEGFDRATLDMPEGHNQLIEAVSQVQPNTVVVLMNGSAITMPWARQVKAILEGWLTGQAGGGAIADILTGKVNPSAKLQETFPVRTEDAPAALEFPGLNQRAYYGEGVFIGYRYYDKKNLAPLFPFGFGLSYTTFAYSGLSLGAASIRDTDSLTVQFKVKNTGKVAGKEIVQLYVREDKPVVSRPEKELKAFAKVALQPGEEKTVSFTLKARDFSYFDLSRRQWTVNPGRFDILVGGSSRELPLRQSVAVEAPVAVPVLTRESLVKEFRDHPKGKEFYPRLASIIMGGAAAGTDPKRTPQEERARKKAEMSTLVFVHDMPAYKLINFSEGKFTEQMLNDILAQVQ, from the coding sequence ATGTCCCAACACTCCCAATACGTGGCCAAGGCGCAGACGCTGGTGTCCCAGATGACGCTGGAGGAGAAAGCCCGGCTCCTGTCTGGCAATGGCTCGTGGACGACCCACAAGGTCGAGCGTCTGGGCATTCCCTCCATCTTCATGGCGGACGGTCCTCACGGGCTCCGGAAGGCCCTGGGGCCGAACACCGCGGACAGTGTCCCGGCCACCTGTTTCCCCACCGCCTCCGCGCTGGCCTCGTCCTGGAACACGGAGCTCATCCGGCAGGTGGGCGCCGCGCTGGCCCGGGAGGCCCAGGCCAATGACGTCCAGCTGCTGCTGGGGCCGGGCATCAACATGAAGCGCTCGCCGCTGGGCGGGCGCAACTTCGAGTACTTCTCCGAGGACCCCCTCCTCGCGGGCCAGCTGTCGGCGGCCTATATCCAGGGTGTTCAGGGCGAAGGGGTGGGCACCTCCCTGAAGCACTTCGCGGTGAACAATCAGGAGTTCGAGCGCATGGTGAGCGACTCGATCCTCGATGAGCGCACCCTGCGCGAGATTTACCTGCCTGCCTTTGAGATCTCCATCACCCAGGCCCAGCCGTGGTCGGTGATGTGCGCCTACAACAAGGTCAACGGCGTCTACGCTTCGGAGAACCCGGTCCTGCTGGAGGACATCCTCCGCAAGGAGTGGGGGTTCGAGGGGTTCGTGGTGTCGGACTGGGGCGCCGTGCACGACCGCGCGAAGGGCGTCCAGGCCGGGCTGAACCTGGAGATGCCGGGCAGCGGGGAAGTGAACCGCCAGAAGATCATCGAGGCGGTCAACGCGGGCCAGCTGCCCGAGAAGCGGCTGGACGAGGTGGTGACCTCGCTGCTCGCCGTGGTCCTCAAGGCCGTGGAGCACCGCCGCACCGGCGTCCGCGCCGACCTGGACCAGCACCACGCGCTGGCGCGGCAGGTGGCCGGTGAGAGCATCATCCTCCTGAAGAACGAGGACAACCTCCTGCCGCTGGAGGTGGGGGGCAAGAAGAAGATCGCCCTGATTGGCGCCTTCGCCAAGGAGCCCCGCTTCCAGGGGGCGGGCAGCTCGCAGGTGAATCCGGCCCGCCTCTCCACCGCGCATGACGAGCTGGTGGCGCTCCTGGGCGGCAGCGAGCGCATCGCGTACGCGAGCGGCTATGATCTGGAGGGCGTCACCTCCGCGCAGCTCCTCGACGAGGCGCGGCAGCAGGCGAAGAACGCCGACGTGGCCATCGTCTTCGCGGGCCTGCCGGACAGCCACGAGTCCGAGGGCTTCGACCGCGCCACCCTGGACATGCCCGAAGGGCACAACCAGCTCATCGAGGCGGTCAGCCAGGTGCAGCCCAACACGGTGGTGGTGCTGATGAATGGCTCGGCCATCACCATGCCGTGGGCCCGCCAGGTGAAGGCCATCCTGGAGGGCTGGCTCACGGGCCAGGCCGGCGGAGGCGCCATCGCCGACATCCTCACGGGCAAGGTGAACCCCTCGGCGAAGCTGCAGGAGACCTTCCCCGTGCGGACGGAGGACGCGCCCGCCGCGCTCGAGTTCCCCGGCCTGAATCAGCGGGCGTACTACGGCGAAGGCGTCTTCATCGGCTACCGGTACTACGACAAGAAGAACCTCGCGCCGCTGTTCCCGTTTGGCTTTGGCCTGAGCTACACCACCTTCGCCTATTCGGGGCTGAGCCTCGGCGCGGCGTCCATCCGGGACACGGACAGCCTGACCGTCCAGTTCAAGGTGAAGAACACCGGCAAGGTGGCGGGCAAGGAGATCGTCCAGCTCTACGTCCGCGAGGACAAGCCCGTGGTCAGCCGTCCCGAGAAGGAGCTCAAGGCCTTCGCCAAGGTGGCGCTCCAGCCGGGCGAGGAGAAGACGGTGAGCTTCACGCTGAAGGCGCGTGACTTCTCGTACTTCGATCTCTCCCGCCGCCAGTGGACGGTGAACCCGGGCCGGTTCGACATCCTGGTGGGAGGCTCCTCGCGGGAGCTGCCCCTGCGCCAGTCCGTCGCGGTGGAGGCCCCGGTGGCCGTGCCGGTGCTGACGCGCGAGTCCCTGGTGAAGGAGTTCCGCGACCACCCCAAGGGCAAGGAGTTCTATCCGCGCCTGGCGAGCATCATCATGGGGGGGGCGGCCGCGGGCACAGACCCCAAGCGCACCCCTCAGGAGGAGCGCGCCCGGAAGAAGGCCGAGATGTCCACGCTGGTGTTCGTGCACGACATGCCTGCCTACAAGCTGATCAACTTCTCGGAGGGCAAGTTCACCGAGCAGATGCTGAACGACATCCTGGCGCAGGTGCAGTAG
- a CDS encoding GH1 family beta-glucosidase, translating to MTTLRFPTEFVWGVATSSYQIEGAALEDGRGESIWDRFSKTPGKVRDGTNGDVACDHYHRFREDIALMKGLGIRHYRFSVAWPRILPEGRGKVNQAGLDFYSRLVDALLEAGIEPFVTLYHWDLPQVLQDEGGWAKRSTAEAFAEYAGVVAKSLGNRVKKWITHNEPWCASILSHHLGIHAPGLKDYRTALAASHHLLLSHGLAVPLIRAASPGAEVGITLNLTPSEPASPSAADHDAARHFDGHFNRWFLDPLFGRRYPVDIIADYVAAGHLPPEGLTVVQPGDFETIAVKCDFLGINYYNRTVLRSDKVPEAQNEPRQVFLAPEKEWTEMGWEVHPNGLRDTLLRVHLDYRPRKIYVTENGASYSTPPGADGRVKDEQRLAFLREHFAAAHRAMEAGVPLAGYFVWSLMDNFEWDRGYSQRFGIVWVDYKTQQRIPKDSALWYRGVIAENAVQVP from the coding sequence ATGACTACCCTTCGCTTTCCCACTGAGTTCGTCTGGGGGGTCGCCACCTCCTCCTACCAAATCGAAGGCGCCGCGCTGGAAGACGGGCGCGGGGAGTCGATCTGGGATCGCTTCTCGAAGACGCCCGGGAAGGTGAGGGACGGGACGAACGGCGATGTCGCGTGTGACCACTACCACCGCTTCCGCGAAGACATCGCGTTGATGAAGGGCCTGGGCATCCGGCACTACCGCTTCTCCGTCGCGTGGCCCCGCATCCTCCCGGAGGGCCGGGGGAAGGTGAATCAGGCGGGCCTGGACTTCTACAGCCGGCTGGTGGACGCGCTGCTCGAGGCGGGCATCGAGCCCTTCGTGACGCTGTACCACTGGGACTTGCCCCAGGTGCTCCAGGACGAGGGAGGCTGGGCGAAGCGCTCGACGGCGGAGGCGTTCGCGGAGTACGCGGGCGTGGTGGCGAAGTCCCTGGGGAACCGGGTGAAGAAGTGGATCACCCACAATGAGCCCTGGTGCGCGAGCATTCTCAGCCACCACCTGGGCATCCACGCGCCGGGGCTGAAGGATTACCGCACGGCGCTCGCGGCCAGCCACCACCTGCTGCTGTCCCATGGGCTCGCCGTGCCCCTCATCCGCGCGGCCAGCCCGGGGGCCGAGGTGGGCATCACCTTGAACCTGACGCCCTCGGAGCCCGCCTCGCCGAGCGCGGCGGACCACGACGCGGCCCGGCACTTCGACGGCCACTTCAACCGCTGGTTCCTGGATCCGCTCTTCGGGCGCCGCTACCCCGTGGACATCATCGCCGACTACGTCGCCGCGGGGCACCTGCCGCCCGAGGGCCTCACCGTGGTGCAGCCCGGGGACTTCGAGACCATCGCGGTGAAGTGCGACTTCTTGGGGATCAACTACTACAACCGCACGGTCCTGCGCAGCGACAAGGTCCCCGAGGCGCAGAACGAGCCGCGCCAGGTGTTCCTGGCGCCCGAGAAGGAGTGGACCGAGATGGGGTGGGAGGTTCATCCCAACGGCCTCCGGGACACGCTGCTGCGCGTCCACCTCGACTACCGGCCGCGAAAAATCTACGTGACGGAGAATGGGGCGAGCTACTCGACGCCCCCCGGGGCGGATGGGCGGGTGAAGGACGAGCAGCGGCTTGCCTTCCTGAGGGAGCACTTCGCCGCGGCCCACCGCGCGATGGAGGCGGGGGTGCCCTTGGCCGGGTACTTCGTGTGGTCGCTCATGGACAACTTCGAGTGGGATCGCGGCTATTCGCAACGTTTCGGCATCGTGTGGGTGGACTACAAGACGCAGCAGCGCATTCCCAAAGACAGTGCGCTCTGGTACCGGGGCGTCATCGCGGAGAACGCGGTTCAGGTGCCCTGA
- a CDS encoding ABC transporter ATP-binding protein, with translation MTIIKPESQVLLEAQGISKYFQVGGGFRPKQLRALNEVSFSLGARQVVALVGESGSGKSTIARLLVRLMEPSGGKILFRGQDVLQKEPRNASLSYRSQVQMIFQDPFGSLNPVHTIGNHLERPLMLHGKAKGAAELRDRVHELLATVDLNPAADVASRYPHQLSGGQRQRVAIARALAPGPSVILADEPISMLDVSIRVGVLNLMERLKEERGIGYLYITHDIASARYFADRTMVMYAGHIVEGAPSEELMLKPAHPYTQLLLSAVPDPNGSMKSALNAKSGAPKLIDPPPGCPFADRCPSVMAVCRQEMPGATPLGQDRWVRCHLFGQGAATGTVSAQEPGAVGPRSAVAEGAAS, from the coding sequence ATGACGATCATCAAGCCGGAGAGCCAGGTGCTCCTCGAGGCCCAGGGCATCAGCAAGTACTTTCAGGTGGGGGGAGGCTTCAGGCCCAAGCAGCTGCGCGCCCTCAATGAAGTCTCCTTCTCGCTGGGCGCGCGGCAGGTGGTTGCGCTCGTGGGCGAGTCGGGCAGCGGCAAGAGCACGATCGCGCGGTTGCTCGTGCGGCTGATGGAGCCCTCGGGCGGGAAGATCCTCTTCCGGGGCCAGGACGTCCTCCAGAAGGAGCCCCGCAACGCCTCGCTCAGTTACCGGTCGCAAGTCCAGATGATCTTCCAGGATCCGTTTGGCTCGCTGAACCCGGTCCACACCATTGGCAACCACCTGGAGCGGCCCCTGATGCTCCATGGCAAGGCCAAGGGCGCCGCCGAGCTGCGCGACCGCGTGCACGAGTTGCTCGCCACGGTGGACCTGAACCCGGCCGCCGATGTCGCCTCCCGTTATCCGCACCAGCTCTCGGGTGGACAGCGCCAGCGCGTGGCCATTGCCCGGGCGCTGGCCCCAGGGCCCTCCGTCATCCTGGCCGACGAGCCCATCTCCATGCTCGACGTGTCCATCCGCGTGGGCGTGCTGAACCTGATGGAGCGCCTCAAGGAGGAGCGGGGCATCGGGTACCTCTACATCACCCACGACATCGCCAGCGCGCGCTACTTCGCGGACCGGACGATGGTGATGTACGCGGGCCACATCGTGGAAGGCGCGCCGAGCGAGGAGCTGATGCTCAAGCCCGCGCACCCCTACACCCAGCTGCTGCTCTCCGCGGTGCCGGATCCGAATGGCTCCATGAAGAGCGCGCTGAACGCGAAGTCCGGGGCGCCCAAGCTGATTGATCCGCCCCCCGGCTGTCCGTTCGCCGACCGCTGCCCGAGCGTCATGGCGGTGTGCCGCCAGGAGATGCCGGGGGCGACGCCGCTCGGCCAGGATCGCTGGGTGCGCTGCCACCTGTTCGGCCAGGGCGCCGCCACGGGGACGGTCTCCGCTCAGGAGCCCGGTGCCGTGGGCCCCCGGAGTGCCGTCGCCGAAGGCGCCGCTTCCTGA
- a CDS encoding ABC transporter ATP-binding protein: protein MEAKAPALLSVKDLRVEYLTPAGPVCAVDGVSFDIGKGEVLGLAGESGSGKSTVAQALLRILRPPAVITGGQVLFEGEDVLAMSEAQLRQLRWRKISLVFQSAMNSLNPILSIGEQIVDAIQAHLPMKRSDALDRAVALLKLVGIDSSRLTSYPHQLSGGMRQRVVIAIALALEPPLMLMDEPTTALDVVVQKEILHQVSELKEKLGFSILFITHDLSLILEFSTRIAVLYAGKLMEMAPSRELYTAPKHPYTQGLLGSVPSVRGPRRKLVGIPGSPPDMRRLPSGCRFHPRCPSAMDQCKATVPELRQLGPDHIEACHLDSQSP from the coding sequence ATGGAAGCCAAGGCCCCGGCGTTGCTGTCGGTGAAGGACTTGCGGGTGGAGTACCTCACCCCGGCAGGGCCCGTGTGCGCCGTCGATGGCGTCTCGTTCGACATCGGCAAGGGAGAGGTGCTGGGGCTTGCGGGCGAGTCGGGCAGTGGCAAGTCGACCGTGGCCCAGGCCCTGCTGCGCATCCTTCGTCCGCCCGCGGTCATCACGGGTGGCCAGGTGCTCTTCGAGGGCGAGGACGTGCTGGCGATGAGCGAGGCGCAGCTGCGGCAGCTGCGCTGGCGGAAGATCTCGCTCGTGTTCCAGAGCGCGATGAACTCGCTCAACCCCATCCTCAGCATTGGCGAGCAGATCGTCGATGCCATCCAGGCGCACCTGCCGATGAAGCGCTCGGATGCGCTCGACCGGGCCGTGGCGCTGCTGAAGCTCGTGGGCATCGACAGCTCGCGCCTCACGAGCTACCCGCACCAGCTGTCGGGTGGCATGCGGCAGCGCGTGGTGATCGCCATCGCGCTGGCGCTCGAGCCGCCCCTGATGCTCATGGATGAGCCCACCACGGCGCTCGACGTGGTGGTGCAGAAGGAGATCCTCCACCAGGTCTCGGAGCTCAAGGAAAAGCTCGGGTTTTCGATCCTGTTCATCACGCATGACTTGTCGCTGATCCTCGAGTTCTCCACGCGCATCGCGGTCCTCTACGCGGGCAAGCTCATGGAGATGGCCCCCTCGCGGGAGCTGTACACCGCGCCCAAGCACCCGTACACCCAGGGGCTCCTGGGCTCGGTCCCCTCCGTCCGGGGCCCGCGCCGCAAGCTCGTGGGCATTCCGGGCTCGCCCCCGGACATGCGGCGGCTGCCGTCAGGGTGCCGCTTCCACCCGCGCTGCCCCTCGGCCATGGACCAGTGCAAGGCCACGGTGCCGGAGCTGCGTCAGCTGGGGCCGGATCACATCGAGGCCTGCCACCTGGATTCCCAATCCCCATGA
- a CDS encoding ABC transporter permease: MSSATQAKKQRSGFLWQLLENRKAAFGAALILFFVLLGLLGPVLVSTDPAAFVGAPHQPPSSEFLFGTTGQGQDVLAQTIAGARTSLIVGFVTGFAVMAIGALIGMTAGFFGGWLDGVLSFVTNVFLIIPGLPMAVVIAAYLQPGPVTIGLVLVVTGWAWNARMLRSQILSLREKDFVLAAIVSGEGRLRIIFREILPNMTSLLMSGFISATVYAIGAQVGLEFLGIGDVSVVTWGTNLYWASNNAALLTGAWWTVVPTGMCVALIGFALVLVNFAIDEITNPRLRAEGTWTRLLKSHNLEGGLSTPVVRR, from the coding sequence ATGTCATCCGCGACTCAAGCCAAGAAGCAGCGCTCGGGGTTCCTCTGGCAGCTGCTCGAGAACCGCAAGGCCGCCTTCGGCGCGGCGCTCATCCTGTTCTTCGTCTTGCTCGGCCTCCTGGGGCCGGTGCTCGTCTCGACGGACCCGGCCGCGTTCGTGGGCGCGCCCCACCAGCCGCCCTCGTCCGAGTTCCTCTTCGGCACCACCGGGCAGGGCCAGGACGTGCTCGCGCAGACCATTGCCGGGGCCCGCACGTCGCTCATCGTCGGGTTCGTGACGGGCTTCGCCGTCATGGCGATTGGCGCCCTGATCGGCATGACGGCTGGCTTCTTCGGCGGGTGGCTTGACGGCGTCCTGTCCTTCGTCACCAACGTGTTCCTCATCATCCCCGGGCTGCCCATGGCGGTGGTGATCGCCGCCTACCTCCAGCCGGGCCCCGTCACCATCGGGCTCGTGCTGGTCGTCACCGGCTGGGCGTGGAATGCGCGCATGCTGCGCTCGCAGATCCTCTCGTTGCGGGAGAAGGACTTCGTCCTGGCGGCGATCGTCAGCGGTGAGGGGCGCCTGCGGATCATCTTCCGGGAGATTCTGCCCAACATGACGTCGCTCTTGATGAGCGGCTTCATCTCGGCGACGGTCTACGCGATCGGCGCGCAGGTAGGGCTGGAGTTCCTGGGCATCGGGGACGTCAGCGTGGTGACGTGGGGCACGAACCTGTACTGGGCCTCGAACAACGCCGCCCTGCTGACGGGCGCGTGGTGGACGGTGGTCCCCACGGGCATGTGCGTGGCGCTCATCGGCTTCGCGCTCGTGCTCGTCAACTTCGCGATCGACGAGATTACCAACCCGCGGCTCCGGGCCGAGGGGACGTGGACGCGGCTCCTCAAGAGCCACAACCTGGAAGGGGGGCTGTCAACCCCCGTGGTGAGGCGCTAA
- a CDS encoding ABC transporter permease, producing MRHLLRNLGLYAVAAWASLTLNFLIPRLMPGDPGSAMFARFAGQLQPEAIDALRLAFGFTNEPLLQQYFTYVRHLFQGDLGLSVAYFPATVTEVISTGLGWTLLLSGIAVILSFGLGTALGVVATWRRGGWLDSVLPPVLIFLGAFPYFWLAMVLLYVLGFVLGAFPLRHAYSDTIAPSFSAEFIFSVVQHMVLPALAIVIASLGGWMLSMRSTMVGILAEDYITMANAKGLSQKRIMFHYAARNALLPNVTGFGMALGFVLSGSLLTEIVFSYPGQGYLLIQAVRNQDYPLMQGIFLTITLAVLGANLLVDILYVWLDPRTRAR from the coding sequence GTGCGACACCTCTTGCGAAACCTGGGCTTGTACGCGGTCGCCGCGTGGGCCTCTCTCACGCTGAACTTTCTCATCCCGCGGCTCATGCCGGGCGATCCCGGCTCGGCCATGTTCGCGCGCTTCGCGGGGCAGCTGCAGCCCGAGGCCATCGACGCCCTGCGTTTGGCGTTTGGCTTCACCAACGAGCCGCTGCTCCAGCAGTACTTCACCTACGTGCGCCACCTGTTCCAGGGCGACCTGGGCCTGTCCGTCGCGTACTTTCCCGCGACGGTGACGGAGGTCATCTCCACGGGCCTGGGCTGGACGCTGCTCCTGTCGGGCATTGCAGTCATTCTCAGCTTCGGGCTCGGCACGGCGCTTGGCGTGGTGGCCACGTGGCGGCGCGGCGGCTGGCTGGACTCGGTGCTGCCGCCGGTGCTGATCTTCCTGGGGGCGTTTCCCTACTTCTGGCTGGCGATGGTGCTGCTCTACGTGCTGGGGTTCGTGCTGGGCGCATTCCCCCTGCGGCATGCCTACAGCGACACGATTGCCCCCTCGTTCAGCGCGGAGTTCATCTTCAGCGTGGTGCAGCACATGGTGCTGCCCGCCCTGGCGATCGTGATTGCCTCGCTCGGCGGCTGGATGCTCAGCATGCGCAGCACCATGGTGGGCATTCTCGCCGAGGACTACATCACCATGGCGAACGCCAAGGGCTTGTCCCAGAAGCGCATCATGTTTCACTACGCCGCCCGCAACGCGCTGCTGCCGAACGTCACGGGCTTCGGCATGGCGCTGGGGTTCGTCCTGTCGGGCTCGCTGCTGACGGAGATCGTCTTCTCGTACCCGGGCCAGGGCTATCTGCTCATCCAGGCGGTGCGCAACCAGGACTACCCGCTCATGCAGGGCATCTTCCTGACCATCACCCTGGCGGTGCTGGGGGCGAACCTGCTGGTGGACATTCTGTACGTGTGGCTTGACCCGCGGACGCGGGCGCGCTGA
- a CDS encoding ABC transporter substrate-binding protein encodes MSRRLLMMCMSLLSLGGLVHCSKSSQEGAKPAAPAEAGKAPAAVQATAMTVAQEQQASWIRNFNPLIAPGTARWPTRAGVYEPLMIFNTLKGEFVPWLATKSEWSEDNKKLTLSLRPGVKWSDGQPFSAKDVAFTFELLKKHKALDFAAVWGFVESVQAKDDATVEFTLTRPYVPGLIYIVHQPIVPEHKWKDVPDPVIYKNETPVATGPFTEVKVFQNQIFELGRNPHYWQQGKPAVQSLRFPAYPGNDQANLALLTGELDWAGSFVPDIERVFVSKDKDNNHYWFPLVGNTTTLYLNTTKKPFSDVRVRKAISMAIDRDQIVKVAMYGYTKPSDATGLSEAHDLWRNQEAVAAGDWTKMDLAKANALMDEAGYKRGEGGIRVGPDKAPLRFEINVVTGWTDWVRAAQIIAQNLKQLGFDATLKTYDFSPYFERLQKGEYDLCVSWTSDEPTPYHVYRDLMSSETVRPVGEVAARNWNRFASKEADALFKAFEGTSDVEEQKKLAAQMQMIFVQNAPTVPLFPGPSWGEYSTRRFTNFPSKDNPYAKLTPNSPPENLFVLVEVKPK; translated from the coding sequence ATGTCACGCCGGCTGCTGATGATGTGCATGTCCCTGCTGTCGCTGGGGGGCCTTGTCCACTGCTCGAAGAGCTCGCAGGAGGGCGCCAAGCCCGCTGCTCCCGCCGAAGCCGGTAAGGCCCCGGCCGCCGTGCAGGCCACCGCGATGACCGTCGCGCAGGAACAGCAGGCCTCCTGGATCCGCAACTTCAATCCATTGATTGCTCCGGGCACCGCGCGCTGGCCCACCCGCGCCGGTGTCTACGAGCCGTTGATGATCTTCAACACGCTCAAGGGCGAGTTCGTCCCCTGGCTGGCGACGAAGAGCGAGTGGAGCGAGGACAACAAGAAGCTCACCCTGTCCCTGCGCCCGGGCGTGAAGTGGTCGGATGGCCAGCCGTTCTCGGCCAAGGACGTGGCCTTCACCTTCGAGCTGCTCAAGAAGCACAAGGCCCTGGATTTCGCGGCCGTGTGGGGCTTCGTGGAGTCGGTGCAGGCCAAGGATGACGCGACGGTGGAGTTCACCCTGACGCGCCCCTACGTGCCCGGCCTCATCTACATCGTCCACCAGCCCATTGTGCCGGAGCACAAGTGGAAGGACGTCCCGGATCCGGTCATCTACAAGAACGAGACGCCCGTGGCGACGGGCCCCTTCACCGAGGTGAAGGTCTTCCAGAACCAGATCTTCGAGCTGGGCCGCAACCCGCACTACTGGCAGCAGGGCAAGCCCGCCGTGCAGAGCCTGCGCTTCCCGGCGTACCCGGGCAATGATCAGGCGAACCTGGCGCTGCTCACCGGCGAGCTGGACTGGGCCGGCAGCTTCGTGCCGGACATCGAGCGGGTCTTCGTCAGCAAGGACAAGGACAACAACCACTACTGGTTCCCGCTCGTCGGCAACACGACGACGCTCTACCTGAACACCACCAAGAAGCCCTTCAGCGATGTGCGTGTCCGCAAGGCGATCAGCATGGCGATCGACCGCGACCAGATCGTCAAGGTGGCGATGTATGGCTATACGAAGCCCTCGGACGCCACGGGCCTGAGCGAGGCGCACGACCTGTGGCGCAACCAGGAGGCGGTGGCCGCGGGCGACTGGACCAAGATGGACCTGGCCAAGGCGAACGCGCTGATGGACGAGGCGGGCTACAAGCGGGGCGAGGGCGGCATCCGGGTGGGTCCGGACAAGGCGCCCCTGCGCTTCGAGATCAACGTCGTCACGGGCTGGACGGACTGGGTGCGCGCCGCGCAGATCATCGCGCAGAACCTGAAGCAGCTGGGGTTCGACGCCACGCTGAAGACCTACGACTTCAGCCCCTACTTCGAGCGGCTCCAGAAGGGCGAGTACGACCTGTGCGTCAGCTGGACGTCGGACGAGCCCACGCCGTACCACGTCTACCGCGACCTCATGTCCAGCGAGACCGTCCGCCCGGTGGGAGAGGTGGCCGCCCGCAACTGGAACCGCTTCGCGAGCAAGGAGGCGGACGCTCTCTTCAAGGCCTTCGAGGGCACGAGCGATGTGGAAGAGCAGAAGAAGCTCGCCGCGCAGATGCAGATGATCTTCGTGCAGAACGCGCCCACGGTGCCCCTCTTTCCCGGCCCGTCGTGGGGAGAGTACAGTACGCGCCGCTTCACGAACTTCCCGAGCAAGGACAATCCTTACGCGAAGCTCACGCCGAACAGCCCCCCGGAGAACCTGTTCGTCCTGGTGGAAGTGAAGCCCAAGTAG
- the gabT gene encoding 4-aminobutyrate--2-oxoglutarate transaminase, which translates to MSDKNVSLLSRKDAATPRGVGVMAPFFVARAENSELWDVEGRRFIDFAGGIAVLNTGHRHPRVVAAVKAQLDAFTHSAYQIVPYESYVRLAERLNQLTPGAFAKKTTFFSTGAEAVENAVKIARAATGRSGVIAFSGGFHGRTMMGMALTGKVSPYKAGFGPFPPEVYHVPFPSELHGIRVEDTFQALRNLFAADIEPKRVAAILIEPVQGEGGFYVAPPELMRRLRKVCDDYGILLIADEVQTGFARTGKWFAMQHHDVAPDLVVTAKSLAGGFPLSAVTGRAEVMDAPAPGGLGGTYAGNPLSIAAAHAVLDVIEEEGLVGRANELGGVLRTRLEALKAKVPQMAEVRGLGAMLAVEFCQPGGNTPDAEFTKTVKARALDKGLMLLTCGVHSNVIRFLFPLTVPEPVFKEGLAILESSLAG; encoded by the coding sequence ATGAGTGACAAGAACGTCAGCCTGCTGAGCCGCAAGGACGCCGCCACGCCGCGAGGGGTGGGGGTGATGGCGCCTTTCTTCGTGGCCCGCGCGGAGAACAGCGAACTGTGGGACGTGGAGGGCCGCCGCTTCATCGACTTCGCGGGCGGCATCGCGGTGCTCAACACCGGGCACCGCCACCCCCGGGTGGTCGCCGCGGTGAAGGCCCAGCTGGACGCCTTCACGCACAGCGCCTACCAGATCGTCCCGTACGAGTCCTACGTGCGGCTGGCCGAGCGGCTCAACCAGCTCACCCCGGGTGCGTTCGCCAAGAAGACGACCTTCTTCTCCACGGGCGCGGAGGCGGTGGAGAACGCGGTGAAGATCGCCCGGGCGGCCACGGGCCGCAGCGGCGTCATCGCCTTCAGCGGCGGGTTCCACGGCCGGACGATGATGGGCATGGCGCTCACCGGCAAGGTGTCCCCCTACAAGGCAGGCTTCGGGCCGTTCCCGCCCGAGGTCTACCACGTGCCCTTTCCCTCCGAGCTGCATGGCATCCGCGTGGAGGACACGTTCCAGGCGCTCCGGAACCTCTTCGCGGCGGACATCGAGCCGAAGCGCGTGGCGGCGATCCTCATCGAGCCGGTCCAGGGCGAGGGGGGCTTCTACGTGGCGCCCCCCGAGCTGATGCGGCGCCTGCGCAAGGTGTGTGACGATTACGGCATCCTGCTCATCGCGGACGAGGTGCAGACGGGCTTTGCGCGCACGGGGAAGTGGTTCGCGATGCAGCACCACGACGTGGCGCCGGACCTGGTGGTGACGGCCAAGTCCCTGGCCGGCGGCTTCCCGCTGTCGGCGGTGACGGGCCGCGCGGAGGTGATGGACGCACCGGCGCCCGGAGGGCTCGGGGGCACCTACGCGGGCAACCCGCTGTCGATCGCGGCGGCGCACGCGGTGCTGGATGTCATCGAGGAGGAGGGCTTGGTGGGCCGGGCCAACGAGCTGGGCGGCGTGCTGCGCACGCGGCTCGAGGCGCTCAAGGCGAAGGTGCCCCAGATGGCGGAGGTGCGAGGGCTGGGGGCCATGCTGGCGGTGGAATTCTGCCAGCCCGGGGGTAACACCCCGGACGCCGAGTTCACCAAGACGGTGAAGGCGCGGGCGCTGGACAAGGGGCTCATGTTGCTGACGTGCGGCGTCCACTCCAACGTCATCCGCTTCCTCTTCCCGCTGACGGTGCCCGAGCCGGTTTTCAAGGAAGGGCTCGCCATCCTGGAGTCCTCGCTGGCGGGGTAA